A genomic segment from Synchiropus splendidus isolate RoL2022-P1 chromosome 18, RoL_Sspl_1.0, whole genome shotgun sequence encodes:
- the LOC128749741 gene encoding EMILIN-3 isoform X1, with amino-acid sequence MTTMCLIFSLLLGVLLSLVDSKGTYYGGHVGHINPFFGNRYNMYKAGLNPQLTPNKPMTRHKNHCAYVVQKNITCTMQDGVSTYVKAEYTTKCIWGQKCPVVLYRTFYKPKYKIGYKTVTELEWRCCPGYSGDNCFDGPTSQPDVVMPPFKGAALPHRPGIKGFPHGPKPPVDQKPGEGQLEPGPSRPIPIGELPSGESKFGISGVTGERLDRMEEDLRRLTQGLDTLNGVVAGLEERLRTTLREDTNKLLVSLLPVAPRNPDSSVGFGSLPDGTPDGLDGGETFNGFGDLAGRVTEVRDELRAKTHIIEEIQGMVLGHDGQLKGLLEGARGRPIPGPATAPQVVELLDAKLAGVKAEILDGFERRLTGLENQCDEKIGAVQKQCHREHMDGQEQMQQSLDGRETGLRQELGTLQAQIQGLTLTESCCGQVNSLSQRVLLLEESVKGLTDSQLQLQTSLMDQSVHVESMIETRLLDVVSHFNSTQGGSMAGIPGGLDGFKNLLEDKLKTLEERVFVAVEELSNATAPALLEGKVVPALETDMESMRRKFEGDMARIEKQLVDLELLCTSSCIPSTPSVGGVTNTEVEEECGEMEKKMADRLDTQSNQLDYLNNTLQNLLFRIAQEDSEGSVYGEITLLKVNINSVNRTLKGLKDSISYIASEVGHVNSTWEQRENQLVNQVQGITKLVGRQASLLGAGERRLAQLKGELAALKKRLAGELHGCHSTAIEVQKEVKAVDSRVTQVEGQCSSLGELAEQLERIRAELERHSDTYLRQVNGTNAVKLIEATAEGENQK; translated from the exons ATGACCACAATGTGTCTCATCTTCTCACTCTTGCTTGGAGTGTTGCTTTCTCTCGTGGACAGCAAAGGGACTTACTATGGAGGTCATGTGGGTCACATCAACCCTTTCTTTGGAAACAGATACAACATGTACAAGGCTGGACTCAACCCTCAGCTCACGCCAAACAAGCCAATGACCCGCCACAA AAACCATTGTGCCTACGTTGTCCAGAAGAACATCACATGCACCATGCAGGACGGAGTGTCGACCTACGTGAAGGCCGAGTACACCACCAAGTGCATCTGGGGTCAAAAGTGTCCTGTTGTCCT GTACAGGACGTTCTACAAGCCAAAGTACAAGATTGGGTATAAAACAGTGACGGAGCTGGAGTGGAGGTGCTGCCCAGGCTACTCTGGAGACAACTGCTTTGATGGCCCAACATCACAGCCTGATGTTGTGATGCCACCTTTTAAGGGAGCTGCTTTGCCACATCGCCCTGGGATCAAAGGATTTCCTCATGGTCCTAAACCTCCTGTCGATCAGAAGCCCGGGGAGGGTCAGTTGGAACCAGGTCCAAGTCGGCCTATTCCAATAGGGGAGTTGCCCAGTGGAG AAAGCAAATTTGGAATCTCGGGGGTAACCGGTGAGCGTTTAGACCGTATGGAGGAGGACCTTCGTCGACTCACACAGGGACTTGATACTCTAAATGGAGTGGTGGCTGGTTTGGAGGAACGACTGCGCACAACTCTTCGGGAAGACACAAACAAGCTACTGGTGTCCTTGCTGCCCGTGGCTCCGAGAAACCCAGACTCCTCGGTAGGCTTCGGCTCCCTCCCCGATGGAACCCCAGATGGCCTGGATGGAGGGGAGACTTTTAATGGATTTGGCGACCTTGCTGGAAGGGTTACAGAGGTCAGAGATGAACTGCGAGCCAAAACTCACATCATTGAGGAAATTCAG GGAATGGTATTGGGTCACGACGGGCAACTGAAGGGGCTGTTGGAAGGAGCAAGAGGACGACCCATCCCGGGTCCTGCCACCGCTCCTCAAGTGGTTGAACTCTTGGATGCCAAACTTGCGGGTGTCAAGGCTGAAATTCTAGATGGTTTTGAACGCCGGCTGACGGGACTTGAGAACCAGTGCGATGAAAAGATCGGTGCAGTGCAAAAGCAGTGTCACAGGGAGCATATGGATGGCCAGGAGCAGATGCAACAGTCTCTGGATGGAAGAGAGACCGGCCTGCGACAGGAGTTGGGCACTCTACAAGCTCAGATCCAGGGACTTACTCTTACGGAAAGCTGTTGTGGACAG GTGAACTCTCTGTCGCAGCGCGTCCTGCTGTTGGAAGAATCCGTGAAAGGTCTCACTGACTCTCAGCTACAACTCCAAACGTCACTGATGGACCAAAGCGTTCATGTGGAATCGATGATTGAAACGCGTCTGTTGGATGTTGTGAGCCACTTTAATTCTACCCAAGGAGGGTCTATGGCTGGGATACCTGGTGGCTTGGATGGCTTCAAGAACCTCCTGGAAGACAAGCTAAAAACCCTGGAGGAGCGGGTGTTTGtggcggtggaggagctgagtAACGCCACTGCACCTGCGTTGTTAGAAGGTAAAGTGGTCCCTGCGCTGGAGACGGACATGGAGTCCATGAGGAGAAAGTTTGAAGGAGACATGGCCCGTATAGAGAAGCAGTTGGTTGACCTGGAACTGCTCTGCACGTCTTCTTGTATTCCGTCCACTCCGTCAGTCGGGGGTGTGACAAACACTGAAGTGGAAGAGGAGTGCGGAGAAATGGAGAAAAAGATGGCCGACCGATTAGACACGCAATCTAACCAGCTGGACTATTTGAATAACACTTTGCAGAACCTCCTCTTCCGAATTGCCCAGGAGGACTCCGAGGGTTCAGTCTATGGTGAGATCACCCTGCTGAAGGTCAACATCAACTCAGTCAACCGCACTCTGAAGGGGCTTAAGGACTCCATTAGCTATATAGCAAGTGAAGTGGGTCATGTGAATTCGACctgggagcagagagagaaccAACTTGTCAATCAGGTGCAAGGGATCACCAAACTCGTTGGGCGGCAAGCCTCTCTACTTGGGGCGGGGGAGAGACGACTGGCCCAGCTGAAGGGGGAGCTGGCAGCTTTGAAGAAGCGATTGGCAGGGGAGCTTCACGGCTGTCACAGCACAGCCATAGAGGTCCAGAAAGAAGTGAAGGCCGTGGATAGCAGGGTGACCCAGGTGGAAGGTCAGTGCAGCAGCTTGGGGGAGCTTGCCGAGCAGCTAGAGCGAATCAGAGCCGAGCTTGAAAGACATTCTGACACTTACCTGAGACAGGTAAACGGCACCAACGCTGTGAAGCTAATAGAAGCGACGGCGGAGGGAGAAAACCAAAAATAA
- the b4galt5 gene encoding beta-1,4-galactosyltransferase 5, with product MPTHLRFRRRSFLGLLFLFSLSTSALYFIYSAPGIVNEYVFMVQARGIQIRENMKNIGAQVLEQVVRGAYSINGTVIYAYDYNMSASDVPSATYLPEGFTYLSSQVCPERLPSMTGRLQMNMSEISLAEVEKYLLDSDHTMTSGGYWKPKDCLPRWKVAILVPFRNRHEHLPILLRHLVPVLQKQRLQFAFYVIEQSGTEPFNRAMLFNVGYKEAMKDLDWDCLIFHDVDHLMENDRNYYGCTDMPRHFAVKLDKYSYMLPYNEFFGGVSGLTVRQFKKINGFPNAFWGWGGEDDDLWNRVRYANYTVSRPRGDQGRYMSIPHHHRGEVQFLGRYSLLRHSKERQKVDGLNNLNYSPLISRKPLYTNITVSLSRMLAPVADY from the exons TGAATGAGTATGTCTTCATGGTCCAAGCAAGAGGCATTCAGATTCGAGAGAACATGAAAAATATTGGTGCTCAAGTCCTGGAGCAGGTGGTGAGGGGAGCCTACAGCATCAATGGGACAG TGATTTACGCCTATGACTACAACATGAGCGCAAGTGACGTCCCCTCGGCCACATACCTCCCCGAGGGCTTCACATACCTCTCATCCCAAGTTTGCCCTGAAAGACTCCCCTCTATGA cGGGTAGGCTACAGATGAATATGAGCGAAATTTCGCTGGCAGAGGTGGAAAAATATTTGCTGGACAGTGATCATACAATGACCTCGGGGGGATACTGGAAGCCCAAAGACTGTTTACCGAGATGGAAG GTCGCCATATTAGTCCCATTTAGGAACCGACACGAGCACTTAcccatcctcctcagacacctgGTGCCAGTACTGCAAAAACAACGACTCCAGTTTGCCTTCTATGTCATAGAGCAG AGTGGCACTGAGCCATTCAACCGAGCCATGTTGTTCAACGTGGGCTACAAAGAAGCTATGAAAGACCTGGACTGGGATTGTCTGATCTTCCACGACGTGGACCACCTTATGGAGAACGATAGAAACTACTACGGCTGCACCGACATGCCCAGGCATTTTGCAGTAAAGCTCGACAAATATTCCTACAT GCTTCCATATAATGAATTCTTTGGCGGTGTCAGTGGTCTGACTGTGAGACAGTTCAAAAAAATTAATGGATTCCCTAATGCATTCTGGGGATGGGGAGGAGAGGATGATGACCTCTGGAATAG ggTGCGGTATGCCAATTACACAGTAAGCAGACCACGAGGAGACCAGGGACGGTACATGTCAATTCCACACCACCACCGCGGAGAGGTCCAGTTCCTGGGAAG gtATAGTCTTTTACGCCACTCGAAGGAGCGACAGAAAGTGGACGGTCTAAACAACCTGAACTACTCTCCGCTCATATCCAGGAAGCCTCTCTACACCAACATCACAGTCAGCCTGAGCAGAATGCTCGCACCTGTCGCTGACTACTGA
- the LOC128749741 gene encoding EMILIN-3 isoform X2 — protein sequence MTTMCLIFSLLLGVLLSLVDSKGTYYGGHVGHINPFFGNRYNMYKAGLNPQLTPNKPMTRHKNHCAYVVQKNITCTMQDGVSTYVKAEYTTKCIWGQKCPVVLYRTFYKPKYKIGYKTVTELEWRCCPGYSGDNCFDGPTSQPDVVMPPFKGAALPHRPGIKGFPHGPKPPVDQKPGEGQLEPGPSRPIPIGELPSGESKFGISGVTGERLDRMEEDLRRLTQGLDTLNGVVAGLEERLRTTLREDTNKLLVSLLPVAPRNPDSSVGFGSLPDGTPDGLDGGETFNGFGDLAGRVTEVRDELRAKTHIIEEIQVNSLSQRVLLLEESVKGLTDSQLQLQTSLMDQSVHVESMIETRLLDVVSHFNSTQGGSMAGIPGGLDGFKNLLEDKLKTLEERVFVAVEELSNATAPALLEGKVVPALETDMESMRRKFEGDMARIEKQLVDLELLCTSSCIPSTPSVGGVTNTEVEEECGEMEKKMADRLDTQSNQLDYLNNTLQNLLFRIAQEDSEGSVYGEITLLKVNINSVNRTLKGLKDSISYIASEVGHVNSTWEQRENQLVNQVQGITKLVGRQASLLGAGERRLAQLKGELAALKKRLAGELHGCHSTAIEVQKEVKAVDSRVTQVEGQCSSLGELAEQLERIRAELERHSDTYLRQVNGTNAVKLIEATAEGENQK from the exons ATGACCACAATGTGTCTCATCTTCTCACTCTTGCTTGGAGTGTTGCTTTCTCTCGTGGACAGCAAAGGGACTTACTATGGAGGTCATGTGGGTCACATCAACCCTTTCTTTGGAAACAGATACAACATGTACAAGGCTGGACTCAACCCTCAGCTCACGCCAAACAAGCCAATGACCCGCCACAA AAACCATTGTGCCTACGTTGTCCAGAAGAACATCACATGCACCATGCAGGACGGAGTGTCGACCTACGTGAAGGCCGAGTACACCACCAAGTGCATCTGGGGTCAAAAGTGTCCTGTTGTCCT GTACAGGACGTTCTACAAGCCAAAGTACAAGATTGGGTATAAAACAGTGACGGAGCTGGAGTGGAGGTGCTGCCCAGGCTACTCTGGAGACAACTGCTTTGATGGCCCAACATCACAGCCTGATGTTGTGATGCCACCTTTTAAGGGAGCTGCTTTGCCACATCGCCCTGGGATCAAAGGATTTCCTCATGGTCCTAAACCTCCTGTCGATCAGAAGCCCGGGGAGGGTCAGTTGGAACCAGGTCCAAGTCGGCCTATTCCAATAGGGGAGTTGCCCAGTGGAG AAAGCAAATTTGGAATCTCGGGGGTAACCGGTGAGCGTTTAGACCGTATGGAGGAGGACCTTCGTCGACTCACACAGGGACTTGATACTCTAAATGGAGTGGTGGCTGGTTTGGAGGAACGACTGCGCACAACTCTTCGGGAAGACACAAACAAGCTACTGGTGTCCTTGCTGCCCGTGGCTCCGAGAAACCCAGACTCCTCGGTAGGCTTCGGCTCCCTCCCCGATGGAACCCCAGATGGCCTGGATGGAGGGGAGACTTTTAATGGATTTGGCGACCTTGCTGGAAGGGTTACAGAGGTCAGAGATGAACTGCGAGCCAAAACTCACATCATTGAGGAAATTCAG GTGAACTCTCTGTCGCAGCGCGTCCTGCTGTTGGAAGAATCCGTGAAAGGTCTCACTGACTCTCAGCTACAACTCCAAACGTCACTGATGGACCAAAGCGTTCATGTGGAATCGATGATTGAAACGCGTCTGTTGGATGTTGTGAGCCACTTTAATTCTACCCAAGGAGGGTCTATGGCTGGGATACCTGGTGGCTTGGATGGCTTCAAGAACCTCCTGGAAGACAAGCTAAAAACCCTGGAGGAGCGGGTGTTTGtggcggtggaggagctgagtAACGCCACTGCACCTGCGTTGTTAGAAGGTAAAGTGGTCCCTGCGCTGGAGACGGACATGGAGTCCATGAGGAGAAAGTTTGAAGGAGACATGGCCCGTATAGAGAAGCAGTTGGTTGACCTGGAACTGCTCTGCACGTCTTCTTGTATTCCGTCCACTCCGTCAGTCGGGGGTGTGACAAACACTGAAGTGGAAGAGGAGTGCGGAGAAATGGAGAAAAAGATGGCCGACCGATTAGACACGCAATCTAACCAGCTGGACTATTTGAATAACACTTTGCAGAACCTCCTCTTCCGAATTGCCCAGGAGGACTCCGAGGGTTCAGTCTATGGTGAGATCACCCTGCTGAAGGTCAACATCAACTCAGTCAACCGCACTCTGAAGGGGCTTAAGGACTCCATTAGCTATATAGCAAGTGAAGTGGGTCATGTGAATTCGACctgggagcagagagagaaccAACTTGTCAATCAGGTGCAAGGGATCACCAAACTCGTTGGGCGGCAAGCCTCTCTACTTGGGGCGGGGGAGAGACGACTGGCCCAGCTGAAGGGGGAGCTGGCAGCTTTGAAGAAGCGATTGGCAGGGGAGCTTCACGGCTGTCACAGCACAGCCATAGAGGTCCAGAAAGAAGTGAAGGCCGTGGATAGCAGGGTGACCCAGGTGGAAGGTCAGTGCAGCAGCTTGGGGGAGCTTGCCGAGCAGCTAGAGCGAATCAGAGCCGAGCTTGAAAGACATTCTGACACTTACCTGAGACAGGTAAACGGCACCAACGCTGTGAAGCTAATAGAAGCGACGGCGGAGGGAGAAAACCAAAAATAA